TAAAGGGTGAACACCTTCCACTCGCTGTCCCAAATTATCATAGTATCCATTAAACCAAAAGGCATCTTTACCGTCGCTAATCCATTCTGTGTTTCTTATATGTTCTTTTATAAACTGTCCCATGCCTTTTAAAGTTTTAACTAAAGCCTTTGCAGGTATGGATATCGTATCTCCCGATATCTTATGTTTTGTTGACAGGCAGTATTCCATAAGGATGGATTGTTTTTTCTTACAATCTCCATAAGCATCTTCATTGCCTATTAAAACTTCCATTTCTTTTGCCAGTTCTATCGTAGCAAATCCTTTGTTCTTTAAAACTTCTATCAAATCGGCTAGTGTTTCCAGATTGCTGCCGTATAATGCGGTAAAGGTAACACTCTCTCCTTTATCCCTTGCCATGTCAAGGGCATCGTTCCAATCCGCTCCCCGAAGTCTAATATGGTTATGTTCTCCCACATCGTAGAAGGCAGTTAAATGCTGCATCAGTAAATGTTCCAGTATACTACCCAAATAGGGCTTATTATCTTTAGTTAAGCAAAGCTTCCCCTGTTCTTCTTCCCAGAGACTATCTTTTTGCTCCCCTCGTACCCCTTGCATATCCTTAAAGTAAGGAACTTTTTCTAATAAAAATTCTATATCTCCGCTCTGCTGTATGTATAAATGGGTGGTTATAAGAGGCCATACCCCATGATCCATCCAAACTCTTGTAATATTATTGCGGTCGGCAATGAACTCCCCTCGATTCTTGCCGATAATGGTGGCATTGGTCCCATCCATTCTTACCCCCTGGAAATTTTCTTTAAGCAAGGTTCTAACTTCTCCAGGATCCATCAATAATAGTGCCAAACAATCCTGCCATAAATCTCTCCAACCTCTGCCCCCTTTTCCGTAGTCATGGTGGGGCAAGAAGGAACATCCGTAGATTCTGCGTAAAATCGGCTGAAGGGTCACCCAATGCATCCAATGATTGAATTTCTCATCCCCAGTTTTGAATCTTACATTTAACTGGTCTTTCCAGTATGCTTTCATTTCTTCAAATGCCTTATTATAGGCCTCTTCTGATAAATATTTTTCTCCGTACAGAATAAAATCTTCCTTAGAATTTCCATATCCTAAGGCAATAATATATACTTTGGATTCCCCGGGCTGTAGTACTACTTCCTCAAAGCAAAGACCTCCAAAGGCTTCGTAGCCGTTGATTTTATCTCCCGACTTCATTGGTTTCAAACTATCGTCCTGTAATGCTCTCGGATTTTCAAAACTGCCTCCTTCTCCTATAAAAGCATCCACAGTAGGATAGAATTTTGAAGGCAATACATTGCCATTGCCACCTAGTACTCCATAAACGATTTCATTGATTTTATGACCTTTTTCATCAAAGGTTAAGGTTGGATTGACTATAATGCCCCTATCTAAAACCTCGATACGATGAAGTAGGGAAGTTACATGTCGATGATCACGAATATTATCCGCTGAGCGGCAATAAAGGGGAATTGCTGCTACGGGCTCCAAGGTGATGGCTTCAAGTCCTATATTCGTAAGCTCCACCTTCATCAGCTCAACTTTGTCATGGCTTGTTGGTACAAATGAAGTAATGACTCCCTTTAAGCCAAATGCTTTGGATATTCGAGTTACTTTATGCCATAGAAATCCTGCTTCCAATTGGGTTTCTTCTTTATCTTTGGAGAATTTTTTTGCCTGCTGCCAGGCAGATTTACCTGTTACCGACCAAATAGATGTATGATTGATTTTGCACCAAAAATTACGACTGCTTTTATTATTATGCAAATCCTCGCTGCTAACGGGCGACAACAAAAACGTATTCTGACTTGTCTTACTGTCTCCGGAAAGTTCCGGAGTAATGCTGCTCATAACCCCTGCCATATTTGCCAGAGGAAAATACAGACAGCTGATTTGGTCCGGCTGATTCAGTAGAAAGCTTCCTTCTTCGGTAAAACAATATTTTTGCATAATAAAATCTCCTATCCTGATATTTTACTGCATTATATCAAATAGGAGATTCTTGTAGAACTTAATATTTTTCCTATAAAGGTCAGATTTTTTACTTCTTTTAAGTTAAAAAATTCATTAAAAGATTAACTGGCATTGGCTGCTTTTATTCTGTCAGAGGGTATGTATTGTTCATCATATAATACTTTAGCACAGTTTTTTGCTATAAGTTCTTTTTTAATTGTTTTTCCTGTTTTTTTGTCCACTATTAGTCTATATATTTCATTGTTTCGATAATATCCATCTTCCTTTTTTTCATAATAGCTATTTTCTTCTCTGATATGATAAGCATAATCAATTGGTTTATTGCTTCTTAATTCTCCACAAAGATATTCATCGGTCGTATATACGATCAATTGAAATTCCTGTTGTGTATTGTTTATGAATTGATAGTCAAGATAGTTATACATTATAGATGTTCCCGTTCCAAATGGTATTTGCCTGCCGTAATCCGGAAACATATCAATCTGATTATGATGATGATGCTCAATAATAGTCATTGGACTGTGCAGGATCATCCAGTGAATGAGATTTGAAAACTGGCACATGCCACCCCCTATACCCTTGTCCACCTTTCCCGATTTAATCACCAGCCCCTCTTTGTATCCTTTAGCTTCTGTACACTCTCCGACCAATTTCCAAAAAGAAAAAACTTCCTGAGGCTTGATGATAATGCCATTGATTTTAGGAGCAGCCAGACTTAAATTAACAGCTTTATTGTCCTGCAGTCTCATATCTACATTACCTAATTTTCTTCTTATTAACGAATTATGTTTGTAGATCGTCACAGGAAGTTTTTCTTGATTATAGGTATCAGCATATTTTTTCTTATGGATATGCCACTCCATTCTTCTGATCATTATATTTTTTGTTACAGATATTTTGTACGTTAAAGGACTGATCTCACAAAACAGCCTTCTAGCCATAAAACTCCTCCTTGGTAAAATCTAGCTTCATAGTAAATGCTATTGCCTTCTTCTTTAATTTTATCATACTAGTATTAAAGTACTATTAAATAATTATTACATAATAATATTAATTATCCTATCCTTTTGTAATTCTTCTGAAAATTATTATAACTAAATATGAGTGTTAAGTATAAACTAAAAGGACTGGATCCGGTTAAAACCGAATTCAGTCCTTTTAATTTTACTCATTATATTTAGGCATATAAATCATTGCCTTAAATAAATCTCCGTCTACTTGTATGTTAAATCTTCCTTTTTGAATATCGATCAGGCTTTTTGCAATGGATAAACCTAATCCGCTGCCTTGGCTGCTTCTGGATTCGTCCCCTCTTTTAAAGCGCTCCATTAGTTCATCGGCAGATATATTAAGCTCATAGGCTGAAATATTTTTAAATGTAAGGAGTACTTCATTGCCTAAATCTTCGATATCTATATATACCCTCGATCCTTGTAGGGCATATTTGAATATGTTGGACAATAAATTCTCAACGGCTCTCCAAAATAATCGTCCATCAGCTTTTATATATACCGCTTCCTTGGGGTGATTGATCTTAAAATCCAACTGACTGGCTTCAATTTTATCATTCAGTTCTCCTAACCCCTGAGTGATTAACGAAACAATATTGATTTTCTCTAAATTTGTTGGAATATTTCCGCTGGAAGCTTTGGCTGCTTCAAACAAATCATCGGTTAAAACCTTCAGCCTTTGAGCCCTTTGATCCAGTACTTCAATATATTCTTGTACTTTTGACGGGTCTGTTTCCTTCTTTAATAACCCAACATAGGTGATAATGCCCGTTAAAGGCGTTCTAATATCATGGGACACATTGGTAATGAGTTCTGTTTTTAATCGTTCACTTTTAAGCTCATTTTCTACAGCATTTTTTAAGCCATCGGTAATACTGTTTATATTGTCTGCAAGACTTTTAAACTCTCCCTTGCTATCAATCTCTATAGTATGTTGAATATCCCCGTTTTTGATGATTTCTACCCCTTCTTTGATGGCATTAAACTCTTTTATCTTTTTCAATGCAAGCCAAGCCGCTGCACCTATCGTTACCGGAAATATAAAGATGGTTATTCCCACTAAAATAGGATAGCCAATTACTAATAATACAACTTTTAGTCCAAGGCTTCCGCTATCGTATACTTTCTTTATAAATTGGCAGATACTATATAAAATTCGAAATACTAAGCTATGCTTTATAAAAGTTCTATTTTTAAAATGCTTGATCAAGGACAGAACTAATATTAAACCCGCTGTAGCAATAGGTACAGTTATAGGAATGATTGCCATTGGATAATTTCGAATATCCCAACCGTCTAATAGTAAAAACCATAACATTATTAGTCCTAAACACAATCCAAAATTGATATCGTTATATAATTTATCCACGACATTTAAATGTACTTCCTGATCCCTAAAGGACCTTCTTCCAATAATCCATATTAAATACAAAAAGGACACGATTAATCCCAACAAAAATCCTCCCAGCCGATATAAACTATTGGCAGCTATTACTTTATCGGACTTCCATTGTTCTATTCTGGGATTTATAAAGTCTTCTGTAAAGGCAATATACATCACGTGGTCATCTATACCTGCCTGATCAATCATTGAAGCAATCCAATAATAATATCTGTTATTAAAAATTGCTACTGGATAAACTTCTTGTTCATAATTTTCAAAAATCATATAAGAAGGATGGGATTTAAAATATTCTTTTGATATATTGGTTGTATTCTTATAAATATTAGTACCATCGCTAATGTAATATAAAATTCCTTTATAATTTTCTATCCGTTTGAGGAGCAAATGATACTGTCTTAGCTCTTCTTTGATCATTTTTTCCTTTGCCTTAGAGATCTTATCTGCGTATACCTCTTTAAACAAATCATAATTTTCCTCTTCGCTTAAATTAGGATTATAGTCTTTTGAGTTATTTTGAAAATCATAAAATAATTCCAGTTCTGTATTTCTCATTTCGTCTTCTGAAATACTTCCACCGTTTAAAATATGTTCTTCACTTTTATATTGCTCTGTAAGCATTTTTAAATCTCTTAAAATCGTATTGGTTTCTGACATATAGCCGACACTGTGAAAATAACTTTCTTGAAAAGCCATTTTAATGTCATTATTTTCTAATAATGCTATATTTAATAAAGATGTAATAACACCCGTAAAACATGTAATCACCATCACAAATGTAATTATTTTCGTTACGATGGAATGACTATAATTTCTCCACTTTGTATCCAATTCCCCACACCACCTTCAAATATTTTGGCTCTTTCGGATTGATTTCTATTTTTTCTCTTATTTTTCTTATATGCACTGCTACCGTATTTTCTGGGTTAAAGGCCGGTTCATTCCATGCCTTTTCATAGATTTCCTCTATGGAAAACACCCTCCCTGCATTGGCAGTTAAAAGCTTTAATATTTTATACTGCACCGGAGTAAGACGAATTTCCTCTCCATCTACAGTTACGGTTTTGCTTTCGTCATCGACTACCAATCCCCCAGTTTTATATACATTGGTCTTGGTTTCAAGGCTTCCCAGGGTTGTATATCTTCTAAGCTGAGACTTTACCCTGGCAATAAGTTCTAAAGGATTAAAAGGTTTTGTGACATAATCATCCGCTCCCATATTTAATCCCAGAATTTTATCCGTATCCTCAGATTTTGCAGAAAGCATAATAAGAGGGATGTTGTTTTCCTCTCTAATTTTCATAGTCGCTCGTATGCCATCCATCTTGGGCATCATAATATCCATAATAATCAGATGGATTTGATTTTCTCGGACTATTTCTATAGCTTCTATTCCATTATAGGCTTTGAAGATTTTATACCCTTCATTTTCTAAATAAATCGCTATTCCATCTACAATTGCCTGATCATCATCACAAATCAAAATATTCAACACAATCACTCCTGCATATGTATTTCTTCATATTATATCACCCCTTCAATTTCATCTAAAGGAATAATATCAATTAAATCTTAACAACCCCCGTATACAATTCTTAAGATTTTCTTAACTCTGATTACAATTAAATGCAGAATTATGATATAACAAAGGAATGATTAAATTATTGGATTCATTCTTCCAATTGATATTGACAATAGCATTTATATTGTGTATAATCAATATATACAATATAACAGCGGTGATGAAAATGAATATAATAATAAGTAACTCAAGCAATCAACCTATTTATGAACAAATTGTTTCTCAGATAAAAGCACTGATTATTTCCGGAGAACTCAATGAAGGAGATGCTCTTCCATCTATGAGACTTTTGGCTAAAGAACTTAGAATCAGTGTAATTACTACAAAACGAGCCTATGAAGAACTGGAAAAAGAAGGCTTTATTGTTTCTGTGACGGGGAAAGGAAGCTTTGTAGCCAGCAAAAACCTGGAATTCATCAAAGAGCAACAACTCAAAGAAATCGAAAATCATATGCAGAAAATTATTCATTTGGCTGGTCTCTATGGAATCAGTTTGGATGAATTAATTGAAATGCTGACACTGATGTATAAAGGAGAATAGGGTATGGAATATGCACTAACATTGGAAAATGTAACAAAAGAATATAAAGATTTTAAATTGGATCACATTAATATTTATTTACCAAAAGGCTGCATCATGGGATTTATAGGAGAAAACGGAGCCGGCAAAAGCAC
The genomic region above belongs to Defluviitalea saccharophila and contains:
- a CDS encoding HAMP domain-containing sensor histidine kinase encodes the protein MDTKWRNYSHSIVTKIITFVMVITCFTGVITSLLNIALLENNDIKMAFQESYFHSVGYMSETNTILRDLKMLTEQYKSEEHILNGGSISEDEMRNTELELFYDFQNNSKDYNPNLSEEENYDLFKEVYADKISKAKEKMIKEELRQYHLLLKRIENYKGILYYISDGTNIYKNTTNISKEYFKSHPSYMIFENYEQEVYPVAIFNNRYYYWIASMIDQAGIDDHVMYIAFTEDFINPRIEQWKSDKVIAANSLYRLGGFLLGLIVSFLYLIWIIGRRSFRDQEVHLNVVDKLYNDINFGLCLGLIMLWFLLLDGWDIRNYPMAIIPITVPIATAGLILVLSLIKHFKNRTFIKHSLVFRILYSICQFIKKVYDSGSLGLKVVLLVIGYPILVGITIFIFPVTIGAAAWLALKKIKEFNAIKEGVEIIKNGDIQHTIEIDSKGEFKSLADNINSITDGLKNAVENELKSERLKTELITNVSHDIRTPLTGIITYVGLLKKETDPSKVQEYIEVLDQRAQRLKVLTDDLFEAAKASSGNIPTNLEKINIVSLITQGLGELNDKIEASQLDFKINHPKEAVYIKADGRLFWRAVENLLSNIFKYALQGSRVYIDIEDLGNEVLLTFKNISAYELNISADELMERFKRGDESRSSQGSGLGLSIAKSLIDIQKGRFNIQVDGDLFKAMIYMPKYNE
- a CDS encoding response regulator transcription factor, yielding MLNILICDDDQAIVDGIAIYLENEGYKIFKAYNGIEAIEIVRENQIHLIIMDIMMPKMDGIRATMKIREENNIPLIMLSAKSEDTDKILGLNMGADDYVTKPFNPLELIARVKSQLRRYTTLGSLETKTNVYKTGGLVVDDESKTVTVDGEEIRLTPVQYKILKLLTANAGRVFSIEEIYEKAWNEPAFNPENTVAVHIRKIREKIEINPKEPKYLKVVWGIGYKVEKL
- a CDS encoding GntR family transcriptional regulator codes for the protein MNIIISNSSNQPIYEQIVSQIKALIISGELNEGDALPSMRLLAKELRISVITTKRAYEELEKEGFIVSVTGKGSFVASKNLEFIKEQQLKEIENHMQKIIHLAGLYGISLDELIEMLTLMYKGE
- a CDS encoding GH36-type glycosyl hydrolase domain-containing protein; this translates as MQKYCFTEEGSFLLNQPDQISCLYFPLANMAGVMSSITPELSGDSKTSQNTFLLSPVSSEDLHNNKSSRNFWCKINHTSIWSVTGKSAWQQAKKFSKDKEETQLEAGFLWHKVTRISKAFGLKGVITSFVPTSHDKVELMKVELTNIGLEAITLEPVAAIPLYCRSADNIRDHRHVTSLLHRIEVLDRGIIVNPTLTFDEKGHKINEIVYGVLGGNGNVLPSKFYPTVDAFIGEGGSFENPRALQDDSLKPMKSGDKINGYEAFGGLCFEEVVLQPGESKVYIIALGYGNSKEDFILYGEKYLSEEAYNKAFEEMKAYWKDQLNVRFKTGDEKFNHWMHWVTLQPILRRIYGCSFLPHHDYGKGGRGWRDLWQDCLALLLMDPGEVRTLLKENFQGVRMDGTNATIIGKNRGEFIADRNNITRVWMDHGVWPLITTHLYIQQSGDIEFLLEKVPYFKDMQGVRGEQKDSLWEEEQGKLCLTKDNKPYLGSILEHLLMQHLTAFYDVGEHNHIRLRGADWNDALDMARDKGESVTFTALYGSNLETLADLIEVLKNKGFATIELAKEMEVLIGNEDAYGDCKKKQSILMEYCLSTKHKISGDTISIPAKALVKTLKGMGQFIKEHIRNTEWISDGKDAFWFNGYYDNLGQRVEGVHPLGVRMMLPSQVFTIMSGTATDEQVKAITKAVDQYLYAREIGGYRLNTDFREVNLNLGRMFGFAYGHKENGAVFCHMAVMYAYALYSRGFVKEGFKVIDALYSHSMDFEKSRIYPGIPEYFDGKGRGMYHYLTGAASWLMLTLIHQVFGIVGKMGDLTFKPRLLKSQFNEKHRAGISFDFAERHFYVEYVNEEGLDYGEYRVIKIEGNLGEDFIEDSFIIKRKVIESLPKNKNYKIIVTLGK
- a CDS encoding VanW family protein, producing the protein MARRLFCEISPLTYKISVTKNIMIRRMEWHIHKKKYADTYNQEKLPVTIYKHNSLIRRKLGNVDMRLQDNKAVNLSLAAPKINGIIIKPQEVFSFWKLVGECTEAKGYKEGLVIKSGKVDKGIGGGMCQFSNLIHWMILHSPMTIIEHHHHNQIDMFPDYGRQIPFGTGTSIMYNYLDYQFINNTQQEFQLIVYTTDEYLCGELRSNKPIDYAYHIREENSYYEKKEDGYYRNNEIYRLIVDKKTGKTIKKELIAKNCAKVLYDEQYIPSDRIKAANAS